The genomic segment ACCTCCCTAGTCCTGTTCCAGGATCCTTCAGAGACCCAGGTCTGCCCAAGATCCCTAGTTCCCCTTCCCCAGATCTCCATCAGAACCCCCTTTCTTGTCTGCTGCCTGAAACTATCCTTAGTCTGTCATGTCTCACAGGCAGGCAGCCCTGGAGATCACTGCTCGCTACTGTGGCCGGGAGCTGGAGCAGTATGGCCAGTGTGTGGCAGCCAAGCCTGAGTCATGGCAGCGGGACTGTCACCACCTTAAGATGAGCATTGCACAGTGCACGTCCTCCCAGTGAGTGTGGGCAAGTTCGGGACTGTCGGGGTGGAGAGTTGAGTGGGGGGTCTGAATGCCTGCAGTGCCCTCCCCCCCACAGCCCAGTCATCCGTCAGATCCGCCAGGCCTGTGCTGAGCCTTTTGAGGCCTTTGAGGAGTGTCTCCGACAGAATGAGGCAGCAGTGGGCAACTGTGCAGAGCACGTGCACCGCTTCCTGCAGTGTGCTGAGCAAGTGCAGCTGCCACGCTCACCCTCAACTGTGGAGGTAAGTGGGGGTGCTCACCAGTTCACCTTAGCCCTCAATCGTTCTGGTGGCTCACTGAGGAACTTTGACTCCTCAGCCCCACCTTCCCCCATGCAGGCATGCAGGCCTTCACCCTGCATCCAGAATTCAGGATGGGATCACCTCTTGCTCCTTCCGCAGCCACTACAGTCCAGCCACCTCCCTTGTCCCTTCACCTCCCTGATACTTGTTCCTGGTCTTCCTAAATCCCCTCTTACCTTGTGTCCATACAGCGACAAGAGATTTAAGAACCGAAAACAAGTCACAGTACACCTTTGCTTAAAGCTTTTCAGGAGCTTCCCATTCTCactgagaacaaaatccctgatcctTGCTGGGTTCTCGGTTCTCCCCAAGCTGACCTCTCCCATCTCCCTTACCcactccctctttcccttcctcactGCCCCTCAACTAGTGGCAGAACAGGTGAGGATGGGGCAAAAAGTCTTACTCTTTTTAGTGCATACAGTATGTAAACAGATAAACAGTATGACTGGTATTAAATTTTCACGGATgggcataattaaaaaaaaatgtctcaaaAAACTCCTTGAGAGGGGTCATTAATGAAAAAAGGTTGAGAAATGCTGGTTTAGATGTTTCCTGTCTTCCCGACTGGACTGTGAGCTCCACAGGCAAAAGTCACATATTTCACTAGCTCCTTCTGTACACTCTCTCATTTGTCCTTCTGTCTGTATGGCCCCATTTCCCTTCTTGCACCCAGACAAAAAGCCTCCTCTTGGGCCTCTGTGCTCTATCCTAACCCCTTTCAGTCCATTCTCTTTGATGGTCCTAGAGTGATTCCAAAGGAAATCTGACCATATTGTTTTACTTAAACCTTTCCATGGCTCCTTGCCTTAAGCAGGCCAACTCTGAATTCTGGCACAGCCTATAGGATCCTGCAGGATGGGGCCTCTGGTCCCACCACACCCTACTTCCCACTTCAAATTCTGTGTTCCAGTCCTAATGAACATGCAGATACTCAACTGTTTGTCTCTCCTGCTCCCAGGCTGTTGTCCAGCTGTTTTCCTCTTGCCTAGACTGCCCTTCCTAGTACATCTGGCTAATTCCTATTCCAGCTTAGATGCCACCTCCCTCAGAAAAGCCCACCTGATGGCCCATCCCCATCTTCAGGCTCCCAGGGTCCCTGGGCTCCCTCCATCGTGGTGTGCATCTTAACTGCCCCCCGTCATTGTCTGTTTCAGAGGAGATTGGGGAGATGACCTTCCACCAGGCCTAGAGtgattggttaaaaaaaaaaaatccaaggcaAGGCTAAGTGAAATGTTCAGGCCGCAGGAGTTGAGGCCAGCAGGAAGGACTTTTGATTCTCAGAAAATCCTCACTAATGACTGCATACTGTTAGGTTGTTTTTTAGTTACATGTTTTAAGTTTTGGGCATCTACACAGTAAACTGGCCCATCTAGGGGCCAGTTGCTCCTTCCCTCCCTGAACAAGTAACCAGCCTCTCCCTGGTCTTCCTGTGGCCACCCCTGTCCCCCCAAGTCTGCTCTCTCCTGGCAGCCaaaggagcttttaaaaatggaagtagGTCACATCTCTCCCCTTTAAAACCATGTTACAGCTCCTGAGTGTGCTGAGTAATTAACGGCACACCCAGCTCCTTACCAGCCTCCTCCTTCCTGGTGATGGCATCCCAGTTGAAACATTCCCTCCCTGACTGGGGGAGAGTCAGGCCTGGCCTCCTCTGTTCTCTGTTATACAAAATAGCATACCCACAGTTTCATCTCATAAAACAGTATAAAGACGTGTTAACATAGCTAACGATTTAAAGTGATACTTGTActtccccctacacacacacctcTGCTCTTTaccctgatttatttttttttcataaaatttatcctttgatatatttttgtctatttgttGTCTGTTCCTCCCTCGAGCCATAGATTTGAGCCTGCTGTGTCCCATTCTGGTTCCCCAGTGCCTGTaacagtgctgggcacacagcaggtactctgtaaatacagcaaatgctgcctgccctgctcccaGTGGCAGTGCACTGCATCCCATGTGTTCACATGGCAGATGACCAAGATCATCACCTGACCCCCTCTCCCCCAAGACTATCAGCTCTGTGAGGGCAGCCTCTGCTGTGTCTGCATGGTCTCCCCAGCAGTGGTCCCAGGGCCGGGCACAGAAGAGGGGCTTGTAGGTATTGATGGGTTTTTTCCACAGGCACAGCCACTTCCTGCCTCTTGAGGACTCTGGAGCATAGGAAACTGGACACAAGCGACTGGCCACTTGATGCCTGCACCTCCATGTGGACACATGGAGTCCTGAGGGCCCTGAATGTGAGCCTTGCTTCTCTGGACATCAGGACTCAACATTAATAAAGAGTGTATACCAGGCTTTGATTCCTGCCTTCAGCACCTGGGGGGGGCACCTGGGTCAGAAACCCTATTCCTTTGTTCCCTGCTTCACCTGCTGTGCCAAGGAAAGGCCTGATCACCAGGGCTAAGGTGACCCTCTTCCCTTGTGAACCCTGCCAATAGCAATTTCCTGTCTCTTGCTGCAGGGATGTGGGGAATGGCTTTTCGCCTTCTACTCTAGCATTTACCAAGTCTTTGTTAAGGGTTTGCGTGAGGCTTAGGGGGCAATAAATAACACCTCTTTTCCTCCTGAGCTTAGAGCTGGAGGACAGTAGACGGGCAGGAGGCAATGGAGATGAGAATACTGTCTTCATTATTGAAAGCAGCTGCATTGAAAGATGTGATTTAGCATCTCACTGCACTTCTGTCTTGGTTTGCATTCTTCCAGAATGCAACCTTGAGAATTTGAGTgcagaaagtatatttgaaatgtGATTCCAGAAACATTGAGAGGGCAGTGGAGAGAGGAGACAGGAGGGCCATCAATAAAAGGCACGTTATCAAGCCAGTTACCACTGAGCAGCTGGGACTCAGTCCCACTGGGGACTTCTGCCACATACCTCAGTTTCGCTATCCAGGGAGCAATGAAGTTGGGGTTATGGTCCCCCCACCCGTCATTGAGAGCTTTTCACTGGCATTGATGGTCAAGCACTTCTGCCTGCCCTGTGTGTCAAGTGCCCTCCTGCTGTGAGAAGACAGTCCTAAGCAACCATCAAGTCAGCAGTGATCACCTGGAAGAGAGTGCTGCTTCGATCTGGGTGGGGCCCAACAGTGGCTGCTTCCCTTTCCCTGGGCACAACTGGTCGATCACAGGCCCCAGTAGGGCCACGTCTTAAAAAGTGAGAAGGTGGACAGGCAGGCATGCAGGAGAGGGGTCCCAGAGGGCTGAGCTGAGCATGCCCGTGGTCTGTTTCCACTCTGGATTTCCAGACAGGTGGCTCCTCCATGCCTCCAGGAGGTGGGCAGTGCTGACTGGACTGGCCATTTAAAACCTAGGGCTTGTGCTTTGGCTTGGAGGAATGAGACAGTCTCTCCTGGAGATTTGATCTTGAGGACAAAGGAAGTTGTCATTTGGGAGCTAAAGTGGAAGTTTTGTGCATTCAGGATTGCAGGAGCCTCATATGCCATGTGGCCAAAACCAGGAGGAAACCAGGTAGTGGTCAGATCCTCCAGTGCCAGAAAGGTTTGCTGGGGTCGGGGCTTTCTGTGTCCAGCTCCACTCTCCTTGGGTTGTGGATTGATTACTGTTTTCAGCCAACCCCTCTTTGCTTGAGTGAACTTGAGTGAGGTtctagttgtaaaaaaaaaagtgtgataaCACAAAACAGGTGAGACTGTTTTAGAACATCACTGAGTGGCCTCTTCACCAAGCTAGACCAGCTTTCTTATGTGGTGGTCTCGGGTTTAAGAGAGCAAAAATGGTAACTTCAGTGTCATTGTTTTTACCATGTTTTATTGTGACAGCAAGTCATGGGGCCAACCCAGATCAAATGGTAGGGAGACTCAACCTCTTGATGGCATTTGGCTGCAAAGAATTTTTGCTCATATTTAAACTACCATAAAAACAGTAGTTTCAATCCCTTTGTTTTCGCAAATTGTATTTTCCAAGGAATTTTTCACATGATCTGGATCTTCAAGTTGCCATAAATTTGTTTATAATATCCTCATTGTCTTTTAAGACCTATGGACTGTAGTGAAAacccctttttcatttctgacattggttatttgtgtcctcttcctttttctcttgatgAGTCTTGATGGGCTTATCAGTTTTGTTAATCACAGAAACTGCTGTGGTTTTGTCAGTGCTCTCTATATTTGTCTTTAATTCTCTTCTTTATAGTTTCTTTGGATTtaatctgttttctacctttttgaaATGGATCTAGCTCTCTGATTTtcagccttttttcttttctaatttatgtattttaatttcccACAAAGCATAACTTTGTTACTGCTTTTTTTCATGGATCTTGGATTCTTTAGAagtttaaaattgtatttcttaatttctaGACGTATGGGGATTTTTCTAATTACCTTGCCTAATTGCAGTTGGGTTAAGAACATcaatgatttcaatcttctgaaATAGGTGGTTGAGACTTAATGGATCGGCCTGTGGTCAGTTTCTGTGCCTCATGTGCTTGAGTCATAATCCTTAGTTTATGATGTATGATCTTAGCTTGGGTTCCCCCAGAAATAGACTTTAAGACAAGGGTTTGGGAGATAATCCCCAAAAGCATTTGTAGGGCAGAGGGAAATGTGATGGGACAGGGAAAGTGGAGCATCCAAGGTACACCATCTGGCCAGTTGTCACTGTGGGCAGGCTTCATTCTCTGGTGACGCTGGGAAGCAGTGGAGAACATGCTTCCTCCTCAAGAGCTGAGGGTTTTTATATACACTTCTGTCAGTCATTTGGTGGAGGGCTACTTAGGGGCCTGGGGTTTCAATTTCCTGCCACTTCTTGTTTGCCAGACACACAGGCAGAGTGGGCTTTGTGGAGAGGAAGCTGCCTCAGCTGTTGTCACCCATGGGGTTCACTTCATTGGTAGCCACCCTGTGGCTATTCACTTCAGTGGCCACCACCTGCTGTCACATCCACTGTGGCCTCAGCTGCCACCATCATCCTGACCACTTGGCTACCTGTCACGGTTCCCACCCATCACTGCATCCTACCACAGCCACCACTTGCACAGGTAGTGTGATAACAAGGATGCTTTCAAAATGCTTGACTCAGTTCACaaagaaaggttacctacaaCAACTGGAAGTGGTGTGCCTCGAGGCTGGGGAAgtattggtgggggtggggactagGAGGCAGTGCTGGGCAATGCGTGCAGATGCCGGAGAGGTTCAGTGAGCTGACACCACTCAGGATTCTGAGGAGGCAGAATGTGCCAGTCAGAGGAGTGGGGTGGCGAGGAGGTGGGGTCTGGTAACCAGGGAAGAGCATGTCTCCACTTCACCTTCGATGGTTGAATTGAGGATTTGGGGCTTGCCATTGAACATACTGACTTTGTTGATAGGGATAATCACTCTaatgataaatatttcatttcagtcaGTACCTTCAGCATACTGTCAAAAACGCACAAATAGAAGTCAGATTCTCTAAAGAAATGAATTATCTTGAATAAGCTGGGTTCTACCATGAAGTATGCGGCTTTAAAAGTCCTGATGCTACACCCTGGGCCAATTAAACCAGAATCTCCGGGGTGAGACCCAGACCCTGGTGTTTTGATATTTGAATACTGATTTTAAAATCTACTTCAATATGCAGCCAAGGGTTAGAAACTACTGCTCTGGTGGAATTCCTCAATTTTGGTTGACTGTGTTATAATATTAATCTGCTTGGAAATAAAGTTCTGAAACTGTTGAACCTATGCTAAAGCCCCTGATGATACAGTTTTCAGAGTCTGGGAAGCATGTGAATGTCATAATACTGTTTCTTTTTAAACCCATAAATATTTGCCAGTGGGCTAGTGACCTATGAAACAAGGTCAGATCCATATAAGTCAAATTCTTTGATGGCCCAAAAATTATGGGGTGTATGATGTGTCAGATCAGCTGGACAAAGGAAAGAATGTCACTGACAAGTGTTAAGCAGCAGCAAAAATGCCAGGGATTTGGAAAGTTTCTAAAATAAGGGCACTTGCCCTCCAAGGGCAAGGCCTGGGCACTGCCAGTGGAGCTGCCCTCGCAGCGCATGGCTGGATAGTCCCAGAGCAAATCCTCTGCTCCCCAGGATGCGCCACCGAAGGTACCCCTCGATGACCATGACGCCACTGCAGGAGGTGCTGAGGAGAAGGGGGAGATGCACATCCAAAAAACGGAGAAACAGAACAACCCCAAAGAACCTATGACCAGCAGGACACAAGTCCATAGGCCAGGGAAGTATGTATATTCTTAAGCTAcataaagactttaaaaaagaagaacgTACATACATTAGTACTAATTAAAGTGGATACTTcttatatgaaaaaaatttctgttgaTACAGTGAAatggttttgctttttgtttctttttccagtaATAATTTGCTAAACTGCCTGCTATCTTTAGGATGTTGTTCGTTTATTTAGTAATAAAACTGAATATCCTAATTATTCCACATTCAGTGCTTTTGTTATGAGGCTATTGGGCTGGATGTCATCACATAGGACTGACACCAGGAATCAGCATGATAAGGGCTTGCCGGGAGTAAAGCTGCAAGTCAAAGTGAACTTTGTGTAATAAAAGTGACAAAAGTGAAAGATCTCTTTAAATTCATCTGTACATTTTAACACAATGGAAGAGTGACCAGAATGCACATTATGGACACTTTAGCGGCACAGGTAAGAAAATTACATCCCTTTTTTGTAGTGTTGGACACCAGATGTCCAGGACATAATCAGAAGTAAGATGATGGCATTTTCCTTGGTAAGAAACTTAAAGGCTGAATGGGATTTGCCAAAAAGGTACTTTGCATTGTCTGCCAAACATGCAGATAAATAAGCAAAGTCTAGTTTGTATTTGTATAAGAGATAAGCAATCTTGTTTTCTGCAGTACAGTTTTCATAGGAATTACGATGATCTGAAGCTCCATTTTGCCAGTCAAAGAACCTAAGAGCTGTGGGGACCATTTGTCGTGGCTGCTGTGCTACAGCTAAATAATTGTAGAGATCACAACCATTGGTGAGACCTGACAGAATTGGCTGTGCATTGTAGCGAGTCAACACATCTGTTATTATAAATCCCCCTCTTGTTAGCCCACAGGACAGTTTAGTTGCAATCTGAATCAGGAAATGTAAGGATGGTTATTTTCATAGTGCATTAGGGGAGCAGTATACGCTTCAATGGTGCATGCCTGTTCGGGTGTTGTGCCCAGGCTAAGTGAGTGGCTGCAGTGTTCAACTGTGCATTGGGTGTCTTTGGAGGAgacaagaaaacaacaaaaaccctcCACTTTTGATAGATTTAGAAGTACTTGCCTCTCTTATCCTGAACTTGTGAGATTCAGCCTCCATATGCACTTTCATATATACCTTTGCATCATGCACAACCCCAAATTCTTTTTTGCTTATTATATACATACTATGTTCTGTTCTGGTTACTAACTTTCCTAATTCAGTTATACGTGTCCTCCCGTTTGTCATTAAAATAACATAATCATCTAGTCTGGGTTTTCAGTGATGTCTGGGTCATGCTGCCATCAATATCTTAAGCATTCTCATTTTCATTATCTGAACTCCTAGGAAACAGTCAAGGTACaatgttaaaaattaaactaGCACTCTTTCAATACAAAGCACACTGTTAATCCACAAAGACAGACTTAACAGAACTACAAAGTACTTAAGTTACACGT from the Manis pentadactyla isolate mManPen7 chromosome 2, mManPen7.hap1, whole genome shotgun sequence genome contains:
- the CHCHD5 gene encoding coiled-coil-helix-coiled-coil-helix domain-containing protein 5, yielding MQAALEITARYCGRELEQYGQCVAAKPESWQRDCHHLKMSIAQCTSSHPVIRQIRQACAEPFEAFEECLRQNEAAVGNCAEHVHRFLQCAEQVQLPRSPSTVEAQPLPAS